The uncultured Methanomethylovorans sp. genome contains a region encoding:
- a CDS encoding DUF2098 domain-containing protein, which yields MAEGSDSIQTHDINGAPIVVSSYVLYLNTGTAGKVLEIKQEEDAIWVLMDTTGLFYNVEALVVTDEDAVKLKIEREEGKVDKAEFARQEIPERVVDIGQVTGGG from the coding sequence ATGGCTGAAGGTTCTGATTCTATCCAAACTCATGATATAAATGGAGCTCCCATTGTTGTTAGCTCATATGTGCTGTATCTGAATACGGGCACTGCAGGAAAAGTACTTGAAATTAAGCAGGAAGAAGACGCTATTTGGGTTCTGATGGATACTACTGGACTCTTTTATAATGTTGAAGCTCTGGTGGTCACGGATGAAGATGCTGTCAAGTTGAAAATAGAACGCGAAGAGGGCAAAGTTGACAAAGCTGAATTTGCAAGGCAAGAAATTCCTGAAAGGGTTGTTGATATAGGACAGGTGACAGGTGGAGGATAA
- a CDS encoding amidohydrolase, with protein sequence MFLSSLEQWIIEKRREFHRYPELSFHEYMTQKRIMESLQEFGLESSSIAGTGVIADLLGNGPGPCIAIRSDMDALPIDEEKTVPNSEYISCHKGVMHACGHDGHMAILLGVARLLHERRNEFSGKVRLIFQPAEEQYPGGAQTVIKNGGLEGVDAIVGLHIFGDVDVGYVRFCPGPFMASSNDFSIKLIGKGGHVSIPEYCINPISMAADFISRAGQEVGMQVYSSKHVFGFGMVKGGTRFNIIPDEVQIFGSFRTFHEKDTITIENVLGEILSSIVEEYASEGFKSVPFYELEVSHGYPVLMNHSKFTATASSLLKGLFMHVEDNASPSFGSEDFAYYLSHVPGMFLFLGTRNMEKDIKDINHSSSFDIDEDVLIQGVQLLSSIAFDFLKSPGDYIP encoded by the coding sequence ATGTTCCTGTCTTCCCTTGAACAATGGATCATAGAAAAGAGGCGTGAGTTCCACAGGTATCCGGAACTAAGTTTCCATGAGTATATGACGCAAAAAAGGATAATGGAGTCGCTCCAGGAGTTTGGCCTGGAAAGCAGTTCCATTGCAGGTACCGGTGTTATAGCAGATCTCCTGGGCAATGGTCCAGGGCCGTGTATTGCAATTCGTTCTGATATGGATGCTCTACCCATAGACGAAGAAAAAACAGTTCCTAATAGTGAATATATTTCCTGCCACAAAGGAGTTATGCATGCATGCGGCCATGACGGGCATATGGCTATATTATTGGGTGTGGCACGCCTGCTTCACGAGAGGAGAAATGAGTTCTCTGGCAAAGTACGTTTGATTTTTCAACCTGCAGAGGAACAATATCCTGGTGGGGCACAAACGGTTATTAAAAATGGAGGCCTTGAAGGCGTTGATGCCATTGTAGGCCTTCACATTTTCGGGGATGTGGACGTAGGTTATGTGCGTTTTTGTCCAGGGCCTTTCATGGCAAGTTCCAATGATTTCAGCATCAAGCTGATAGGAAAAGGTGGTCATGTCTCTATACCCGAGTATTGTATAAATCCCATCAGCATGGCCGCAGATTTTATTTCTAGGGCAGGGCAGGAAGTTGGCATGCAAGTTTATTCTTCAAAACATGTTTTTGGCTTTGGCATGGTTAAGGGGGGTACTCGCTTTAACATCATCCCGGATGAAGTGCAGATATTTGGAAGCTTCAGGACTTTTCATGAAAAGGATACTATAACTATTGAGAATGTTCTGGGTGAAATCTTGAGTTCTATTGTGGAAGAATATGCAAGCGAAGGCTTTAAAAGTGTGCCTTTTTATGAGCTGGAGGTATCTCATGGTTATCCTGTACTTATGAACCATTCAAAGTTCACAGCAACGGCTAGTAGCCTGCTTAAGGGATTATTTATGCATGTAGAGGATAATGCCTCTCCTAGCTTTGGTTCTGAAGATTTTGCTTACTATTTAAGCCATGTACCAGGTATGTTCCTTTTCCTAGGGACGAGAAATATGGAAAAAGATATTAAGGATATCAATCATTCCAGCAGTTTTGATATCGACGAAGACGTGCTGATACAGGGTGTGCAATTACTGAGTTCTATTGCATTTGATTTTCTGAAAAGCCCCGGGGACTATATTCCGTGA
- the mptA gene encoding GTP cyclohydrolase MptA: MELSTVILPDIQANKPKIPINLTRVGVTNVKKLVAVKRNDKRPVMLISTFDIFVDLPSDRKGANLSRNFEAVDEVLEKAVNMPVYEIEQLCSDVALNLLERHEYATRAEVHLKSEYVIKRESPATKMECQEVVEIFAEAKATREDAGSISITKLIGAEVVGMTACPCAQEIMTDNARKQLEEIGVENRKIAEFLHRVPMATHNQRGRGIISIEVSSDDFISLEKVIAIIEKSMSSSVFELLKRSDEAMVVQTAHKNPKFVEDCVRTMAHNVVKEFNDLPDGAVVTIKQINEESIHRHNAFAERVATLGELRKEVMN; this comes from the coding sequence ATGGAACTTTCCACTGTCATATTGCCAGATATACAGGCTAATAAGCCCAAAATACCTATCAACCTCACTCGTGTAGGTGTAACGAACGTTAAAAAACTGGTTGCTGTCAAAAGAAATGATAAGCGCCCCGTTATGCTGATCTCTACATTTGATATTTTTGTTGATTTGCCCTCTGACCGAAAAGGGGCAAATCTTTCTCGTAATTTCGAGGCAGTTGACGAAGTTTTGGAAAAAGCAGTTAACATGCCTGTTTATGAGATCGAACAGCTATGTAGTGATGTTGCTCTTAACTTGCTTGAGAGGCATGAATATGCTACAAGAGCAGAAGTGCACCTTAAGAGTGAGTACGTTATTAAAAGGGAGTCTCCTGCCACTAAAATGGAATGCCAGGAAGTAGTTGAGATCTTTGCTGAAGCAAAAGCTACCAGGGAAGATGCAGGATCTATAAGTATCACCAAACTTATTGGTGCAGAAGTTGTAGGAATGACCGCTTGTCCCTGTGCCCAGGAGATCATGACGGATAATGCCCGCAAACAACTTGAAGAAATAGGTGTGGAAAACAGGAAAATTGCCGAATTCCTTCATCGTGTGCCCATGGCAACGCATAATCAGAGAGGAAGAGGAATTATCTCTATTGAAGTTTCAAGTGATGATTTCATATCTCTTGAAAAAGTCATAGCTATCATAGAGAAATCGATGAGTTCAAGCGTTTTCGAACTGCTGAAGCGTTCTGATGAGGCAATGGTAGTTCAGACTGCTCACAAGAACCCTAAGTTTGTAGAAGACTGCGTGCGTACCATGGCTCATAATGTTGTCAAGGAGTTCAATGATCTTCCCGACGGTGCAGTGGTAACTATAAAGCAGATCAATGAGGAAAGTATTCACCGTCATAATGCCTTTGCTGAAAGGGTCGCAACTCTGGGTGAACTTCGCAAGGAAGTTATGAACTAA
- a CDS encoding A24 family peptidase C-terminal domain-containing protein encodes MIELLKVLVCLPFLVYSCYSDIKTRRVSNKVWPVMLAAASPLIVYDMITLGLPYIFRTLISFVVIFIFVYILFIVHAFGGADAKVLMVISIILPFFPELSLNSIQLPLWGVPLLDLFTFSVFGNSVLLTVIVPLGLLFYNILTVPPKELLKKPLYALIGYRQKIVSLQEGHIRLIERYEETPDGVASKFTRIGTPIDADTILKLKELHNKGSIGDYVWISPGLPFMIPITAGFLSAVVFGDIIFYLSFNYLVPSI; translated from the coding sequence ATGATAGAACTCCTCAAAGTCCTTGTGTGCTTGCCTTTTTTGGTATACTCTTGCTATTCTGACATAAAGACTCGCCGGGTATCTAATAAGGTTTGGCCTGTTATGCTGGCTGCAGCTTCGCCTCTCATAGTGTATGATATGATCACTTTAGGCTTACCTTATATTTTCAGAACTCTGATTTCGTTCGTAGTAATATTTATTTTTGTGTATATTCTGTTCATAGTACATGCTTTTGGGGGAGCCGATGCCAAAGTTCTCATGGTCATATCTATTATCCTACCCTTTTTCCCAGAACTATCGCTGAATTCTATTCAACTCCCATTATGGGGAGTTCCTCTACTGGATTTATTCACATTCAGTGTTTTTGGGAATTCAGTGCTTCTGACCGTCATAGTACCTCTCGGTCTATTGTTTTATAATATATTAACAGTTCCTCCTAAAGAGCTTCTCAAAAAACCTCTCTATGCTCTTATAGGTTACAGGCAAAAGATTGTCAGTCTCCAGGAAGGGCATATAAGATTAATAGAACGATATGAGGAAACGCCTGATGGTGTTGCCTCTAAATTTACACGCATTGGTACTCCTATAGATGCCGATACGATCTTGAAACTGAAAGAATTGCATAACAAAGGTTCAATAGGAGATTATGTCTGGATATCCCCTGGTCTTCCATTTATGATTCCTATTACTGCAGGTTTTTTGTCTGCGGTTGTTTTTGGTGATATCATCTTCTATCTATCTTTCAATTACCTGGTTCCTTCGATTTGA
- a CDS encoding archaeosine biosynthesis radical SAM protein RaSEA, translating into MTLNTTVLEIRQRQRIKPTPLDMPSAVWTGKDHVGGNVENTLTMIFRTAGCWWGKVGGCTMCGYVYDSAHTSPSADDLVAQFQKAMVKASKFDRFMVKIFTSGSFLDEKEVPADACSKILSLLEEDSRVFKVVVESRPEFLTEKSMKFCLAHLKGTLFEVAIGLETSSDLIRKHSINKGFTFRDFTNAADSAKANGVAVKTYLLLKPPFISEKQALEDIVNSVKEASAYSSVISINLCNVQKGTLIEYLWEWGEYRPPWLWSIVEILKRTKQEFPHLTITSDPVGAGAKRGPRNCRECSGQVADAIRAFSLSQNLRDLEGLECDCKHLWEKVLVLDDVSFGSPVLE; encoded by the coding sequence ATGACACTGAATACTACAGTTCTTGAGATACGTCAGAGGCAGCGGATCAAACCGACTCCTCTGGATATGCCATCTGCCGTATGGACCGGTAAGGATCATGTAGGTGGCAATGTGGAAAATACTCTAACCATGATTTTCCGAACTGCAGGTTGCTGGTGGGGTAAGGTTGGAGGCTGTACCATGTGCGGTTACGTGTATGACAGTGCTCATACATCTCCTTCTGCGGACGATCTTGTTGCCCAGTTCCAGAAAGCTATGGTCAAGGCTTCCAAGTTTGACAGGTTTATGGTCAAGATCTTTACCTCAGGCAGTTTCCTTGATGAGAAAGAAGTGCCTGCAGATGCCTGCTCAAAGATATTATCCCTTCTGGAAGAAGACAGCCGTGTCTTTAAAGTAGTAGTGGAATCTAGGCCGGAGTTTCTGACAGAGAAATCTATGAAATTCTGCCTTGCTCATCTTAAGGGCACTTTGTTTGAGGTGGCTATAGGTCTGGAGACCAGTTCAGACCTCATCAGAAAACATTCCATTAACAAAGGTTTTACTTTCAGGGATTTTACTAATGCGGCAGATTCTGCAAAAGCAAATGGTGTAGCAGTAAAGACTTATCTACTGCTAAAACCCCCTTTTATCTCAGAAAAACAGGCATTAGAGGATATTGTCAATTCTGTGAAAGAAGCTTCTGCATATTCCAGTGTGATCTCCATCAATCTATGCAATGTGCAAAAGGGTACACTGATAGAGTATCTATGGGAGTGGGGAGAATATCGTCCTCCATGGCTGTGGAGCATTGTGGAGATCCTTAAAAGGACAAAACAGGAGTTCCCTCATCTTACTATTACTTCTGATCCTGTCGGTGCAGGTGCCAAAAGGGGACCACGAAATTGTAGGGAATGCAGTGGACAGGTCGCAGATGCCATACGAGCTTTCTCATTAAGCCAGAATTTGAGGGATCTTGAGGGTTTGGAATGCGATTGCAAGCATTTGTGGGAAAAGGTGCTGGTTCTGGATGATGTAAGTTTTGGCTCGCCTGTTTTGGAGTGA
- the recQ gene encoding DNA helicase RecQ — MRRTLSKYFGYDTFRPLQEDIIKDVLAGKDVFVLMPTGGGKSLCYQIPALLMDGVTVVVSPLISLMKDQVDTLRANGVEAAYLNSTLSYKESDQIKQKLEKNLIKLLYVAPERLTLSSTLALFDKIKVNLFAIDESHCISEWGHDFRPEYRKLSILKRKYPHIPIIALTATATPKVQEDTISQLHIKDCNIYIASFNRKNLLYQVRPKKDTYEQVVQFLRDRKDKSGIIYCQSRKTVDELTGKLRKSGFNALPYHAGLSDAARSRNQDIFIKDDVEIIVATIAFGMGIDKPNVRFVIHYDLPRNLESYYQETGRGGRDGLECECILFFSRGDKYKIDYFIDQMEKNEEREASRSKLKEVMDYCQSTVCRRKVLLQYFGEELKEENCGGCDVCLNPVKRTDATEEAKLLIKCVKEVGQRYGITHVTEILTGSNSKKIIEKGHHRLGSYGTGTYLQKDKWADIARELVYQKILKLEGSRYPLLKLDEGSEQVIAGNRTVESTQLAPNKDSLLKSDKQTTRDKLKVAAKSELPLSKETEADYKTKKQIGKSNKIDSELFSRLKDLRKKIANKEKVPPYIVFADTSLKQMATQMPLNEKELLEITGVGEYKLKKYGDIFLTEIRDHLHDTPKHDREKNEQKVGTGDDKKEKVIQCIISLREEFIKLTKEQLETEVSDEYIEKIWSEILPNKK, encoded by the coding sequence ATGCGCCGGACATTAAGCAAATACTTCGGATATGATACATTCAGACCTCTGCAGGAAGATATCATCAAAGATGTCCTTGCAGGAAAAGATGTTTTTGTGTTGATGCCCACTGGAGGGGGAAAATCACTTTGTTATCAGATACCGGCACTTCTGATGGATGGCGTGACCGTGGTAGTATCACCACTCATTTCTCTTATGAAAGACCAGGTGGACACACTCAGAGCCAATGGGGTCGAAGCTGCATACCTTAATAGTACATTAAGTTACAAGGAAAGTGACCAAATCAAGCAGAAACTGGAAAAAAACCTTATTAAATTACTGTACGTTGCTCCTGAAAGGCTTACCTTGTCCAGCACATTAGCCCTGTTTGACAAAATAAAAGTGAACTTGTTCGCCATAGATGAAAGCCATTGCATTTCAGAATGGGGACATGATTTCAGACCGGAATATAGGAAACTTAGTATCCTTAAAAGAAAATATCCGCATATTCCTATCATAGCTCTCACAGCAACAGCTACTCCCAAGGTGCAGGAAGACACAATATCCCAGTTACACATTAAGGATTGTAATATATACATAGCCAGTTTCAACCGTAAAAATCTGCTTTATCAGGTAAGGCCAAAGAAAGATACCTATGAACAGGTAGTGCAATTCCTGAGGGACAGAAAAGATAAAAGCGGGATAATATATTGCCAGAGCCGCAAAACCGTAGATGAACTGACTGGAAAACTGCGTAAAAGTGGATTCAATGCCCTGCCTTATCACGCAGGACTTTCTGATGCTGCAAGGAGTAGAAATCAAGACATTTTCATAAAAGATGACGTTGAGATTATTGTTGCAACCATAGCTTTTGGCATGGGGATAGACAAACCCAACGTACGTTTTGTGATTCACTACGACCTTCCGCGCAATCTTGAGAGCTATTACCAAGAAACCGGCAGAGGTGGTAGAGATGGCCTTGAATGTGAATGTATACTATTTTTTAGTCGTGGTGACAAATACAAGATAGATTATTTCATCGACCAGATGGAGAAAAACGAAGAAAGAGAAGCTTCCAGGTCAAAACTTAAAGAGGTGATGGACTATTGCCAGAGCACAGTATGCAGACGAAAGGTGTTGCTACAGTATTTTGGCGAAGAACTTAAGGAAGAGAACTGTGGCGGATGCGACGTATGCCTGAATCCTGTGAAAAGAACCGATGCTACGGAAGAAGCAAAGCTGCTTATCAAATGCGTGAAAGAAGTAGGTCAAAGATATGGTATCACGCATGTAACAGAGATACTAACCGGATCAAATAGCAAAAAGATCATCGAAAAAGGGCATCACCGACTGGGCAGCTATGGAACTGGAACATACCTCCAAAAGGACAAGTGGGCAGATATTGCAAGAGAGCTTGTTTATCAGAAAATACTGAAACTTGAAGGTTCCAGATACCCTTTACTCAAACTCGATGAAGGCAGTGAACAGGTAATTGCAGGGAACAGAACTGTAGAGAGCACGCAGTTAGCACCGAATAAGGATTCTCTGCTCAAATCAGATAAACAAACAACAAGAGATAAATTGAAAGTAGCTGCGAAGAGTGAGTTACCACTCTCAAAAGAGACAGAAGCTGACTATAAAACAAAGAAACAGATTGGAAAAAGCAACAAGATCGATTCTGAACTGTTCTCTAGGTTAAAGGACCTGCGCAAAAAGATAGCTAACAAAGAAAAAGTTCCCCCGTACATTGTTTTTGCAGATACAAGCCTGAAACAGATGGCAACCCAAATGCCCCTTAATGAAAAAGAATTACTTGAAATCACAGGCGTAGGAGAATACAAACTCAAGAAATATGGAGACATATTTTTGACGGAAATAAGGGATCATCTGCATGATACCCCAAAACATGACAGGGAAAAGAATGAACAAAAAGTTGGAACTGGAGATGATAAGAAAGAAAAAGTAATCCAGTGCATTATCAGCCTGCGGGAAGAGTTCATCAAGCTGACTAAAGAACAATTAGAAACAGAAGTCTCTGATGAATATATCGAAAAAATCTGGTCAGAGATCCTGCCTAATAAAAAATAA
- a CDS encoding nucleotidyltransferase domain-containing protein, whose amino-acid sequence MIKTRLRDFFITKEDWIFAVSDYFHPHGIRSTLRYVPDETGERQMNGKRYRKYDFDDSFDFMRKHRPEWIEDVHVVPEDQVKKILAPNEAIQHLESSDSRIAAIVNVLEKAGVPKSHMGVTGSLLPGLQNETSDVDFVVYGNYWFIARDAITEEKKKGGPIEDINIEMWQRIYKKRIPEISFEEFVIHEKRKGNRGMVEGTYFDLLFVRDWQQIKEPSARGADIGTMKIEARVTNADLAFDSPAVYKVDHLEIDHVLSYTHTYAGQALPGELIEAQGVVEKIGEKKRLVVGTSREPKGEWIRSLTLLEKEKRQQ is encoded by the coding sequence ATGATAAAAACACGGCTCAGAGATTTCTTTATAACAAAAGAGGACTGGATATTTGCGGTTTCCGATTATTTTCATCCTCATGGTATACGCTCGACACTGAGATATGTACCCGATGAAACGGGAGAGCGGCAAATGAACGGAAAAAGATACCGTAAGTATGATTTCGATGATTCTTTCGATTTTATGCGAAAACATCGGCCTGAATGGATAGAAGATGTACATGTTGTACCTGAAGACCAGGTGAAAAAGATACTTGCTCCCAATGAAGCCATACAGCATCTTGAATCATCTGATAGCCGAATAGCTGCAATAGTAAATGTTCTCGAAAAAGCCGGAGTGCCAAAGTCCCACATGGGTGTTACAGGCTCTTTGTTGCCAGGGCTACAGAATGAAACCTCTGATGTGGATTTTGTAGTATATGGAAATTATTGGTTCATAGCCAGAGATGCTATTACTGAGGAAAAAAAGAAAGGTGGACCTATAGAAGATATAAACATAGAAATGTGGCAAAGGATATACAAAAAACGTATTCCTGAGATATCCTTTGAAGAGTTTGTGATCCATGAGAAACGAAAAGGTAACAGAGGCATGGTAGAAGGCACATATTTCGATCTGCTTTTCGTGAGAGATTGGCAGCAAATAAAAGAGCCTTCAGCAAGAGGAGCAGATATTGGAACCATGAAAATAGAAGCAAGAGTAACCAATGCAGACCTTGCTTTTGATAGCCCCGCTGTGTACAAGGTAGACCATCTTGAAATAGACCATGTGCTCTCCTACACTCATACATACGCAGGCCAGGCTTTGCCTGGAGAACTTATTGAAGCTCAAGGAGTAGTAGAAAAGATAGGCGAGAAAAAACGCCTTGTAGTAGGAACCTCTCGTGAGCCAAAGGGAGAATGGATACGTTCCCTTACATTGCTCGAAAAAGAAAAGAGGCAACAATAA
- a CDS encoding non-histone chromosomal MC1 family protein, whose product MVETRNFVLRDKNGNEHGVFTGKQPRQAALKVANRGKGTKAKPETIKLRERGTKKIHVFKGWRENVAAPKNKPDWMPDKISKPFVKKVGIEKLDKI is encoded by the coding sequence ATGGTTGAAACAAGGAACTTTGTACTGAGAGATAAGAATGGAAATGAGCACGGTGTATTTACCGGGAAACAGCCACGTCAGGCAGCATTAAAGGTTGCAAACCGCGGAAAAGGAACAAAAGCAAAGCCAGAGACTATAAAGCTCCGTGAAAGGGGCACAAAGAAGATCCACGTCTTTAAAGGCTGGAGAGAAAATGTAGCGGCACCAAAGAACAAGCCAGATTGGATGCCCGATAAGATTAGCAAGCCTTTTGTAAAAAAGGTAGGCATTGAGAAACTCGATAAGATTTAA
- the argB gene encoding acetylglutamate kinase, which translates to MTLKRENILIEALPYIRKFHNAIMVIKVGGHAMVDKQIMSDIIEDIVLLKFVGIHPIIVHGGGPEITEKMNRMGKKPKFVGGLRITDDETLEIARMVLVGNINTDIVSLIGKHGGKGIGLSGKDGKLIVAKKLPAQKVMIEDKEQEVDLGWVGETEIINTEILEIVTKHGYIPVISPIAIDSSGRGLNINADTVAGDIAAALKAHKLILMTDVPGILRNIEDKSSRISRVKLEDVEKLVKEGIISGGMVPKLRGAVTAVESGVQRVHIIDGSVSHSILLELFTNTGIGTMVYRGEEEE; encoded by the coding sequence ATGACACTGAAAAGAGAGAACATATTGATAGAAGCCCTTCCTTACATAAGGAAGTTCCACAATGCCATAATGGTTATCAAAGTCGGTGGCCATGCCATGGTTGATAAACAGATAATGAGCGACATCATTGAAGATATCGTGTTACTGAAGTTTGTGGGCATACATCCGATAATAGTTCATGGCGGGGGACCAGAGATCACTGAGAAAATGAACCGCATGGGAAAGAAGCCAAAATTTGTGGGAGGATTGCGCATCACAGATGATGAAACCCTTGAAATTGCACGCATGGTATTGGTAGGGAACATAAATACTGACATCGTATCCCTTATTGGCAAACATGGGGGAAAGGGAATTGGTCTTTCCGGTAAAGATGGTAAACTCATCGTGGCAAAGAAGCTACCTGCACAAAAGGTTATGATAGAGGATAAGGAACAGGAAGTAGACTTAGGATGGGTGGGAGAGACCGAGATAATAAATACCGAGATCCTAGAAATTGTCACCAAACATGGATACATACCCGTGATATCCCCTATTGCTATTGATTCCAGTGGGAGAGGACTGAACATAAATGCAGATACAGTAGCTGGAGACATCGCTGCAGCATTGAAAGCCCATAAACTTATTCTCATGACAGACGTACCTGGAATCCTGAGGAATATCGAAGATAAATCTTCCCGCATTTCCAGAGTGAAACTAGAAGATGTGGAGAAACTGGTGAAAGAAGGTATTATTTCAGGTGGTATGGTCCCGAAGTTAAGAGGTGCGGTGACTGCTGTAGAAAGTGGTGTGCAAAGAGTGCATATAATAGATGGAAGCGTATCTCACTCAATCCTGCTGGAGCTATTCACCAATACAGGTATAGGAACAATGGTTTACAGAGGCGAGGAAGAGGAGTGA
- a CDS encoding N-acetyltransferase → MIRKATVKDVEAMKNIINAYAKQEKMLPRSYNELYQYIRSFYVYEKDGEVIGCCALQVVWEDLAEVLSFAVKPEYARKGIGSQLLNACMGDAHQLQVKKIFTLTYVPEFFEKHGFVRVDKSILPHKVWSGCINCPKFPDCDEIALMKIIE, encoded by the coding sequence ATGATCCGCAAGGCCACTGTAAAAGATGTCGAGGCAATGAAGAACATCATTAATGCATATGCAAAACAGGAGAAGATGCTTCCTCGCTCATATAATGAGCTGTACCAGTATATCCGTAGCTTCTATGTATACGAAAAAGATGGAGAAGTTATCGGATGTTGCGCCCTGCAAGTAGTCTGGGAAGACCTTGCAGAAGTACTTTCTTTTGCTGTCAAGCCCGAATATGCGAGAAAAGGAATTGGCTCCCAGTTGCTCAATGCCTGTATGGGCGATGCACATCAATTACAGGTAAAGAAGATATTTACACTTACATACGTACCTGAGTTTTTTGAAAAGCATGGGTTTGTCAGAGTGGACAAATCAATACTGCCCCATAAAGTATGGAGTGGCTGCATAAACTGTCCAAAATTCCCGGACTGTGATGAGATAGCTCTTATGAAAATAATAGAATGA
- the guaA gene encoding glutamine-hydrolyzing GMP synthase — MVKVDRFIPQSIEKIKKQISGPAIIALSGGVDSSVCAVLAHRAIGDLLFPIYIDTGLMRKGETQRIKEIFSDMNLQVVDASERFSGALKGMDDPELKRKAVGETFIRVFEEEARLLKAEFLIQGTIYPDRIESEGGIKSHHNVGGLPSVMDFKSIVEPLEDLYKDEVREVARAVGLPHEISERMPFPGPGLSVRIVGEVTEEKVEAVREANAIVEEELLERFHPWQTFAAIVGKGTGVKGDQRVHGWIVAVRAVGSRDGMTAEAMELPWDVLKRIESRITGEIPSVARVVYDISPKPPATIEFE, encoded by the coding sequence ATGGTTAAAGTTGACAGATTCATTCCTCAGAGTATAGAGAAAATAAAGAAACAGATCTCTGGCCCTGCTATTATAGCACTTTCTGGTGGTGTTGACAGCTCTGTTTGCGCTGTGCTTGCACATCGTGCAATAGGTGACCTGTTATTTCCCATTTATATTGATACAGGGCTCATGCGTAAAGGCGAGACGCAGAGGATTAAGGAGATTTTCTCTGATATGAACTTACAGGTCGTAGATGCAAGTGAGCGTTTTTCGGGAGCTCTTAAAGGTATGGACGATCCTGAACTGAAGCGTAAAGCTGTCGGTGAAACATTTATCAGGGTATTTGAAGAAGAGGCACGTCTGCTTAAAGCAGAGTTTCTTATTCAGGGAACAATATATCCCGACAGGATAGAATCCGAAGGAGGTATAAAATCCCATCATAATGTAGGCGGTCTGCCTTCAGTGATGGATTTCAAATCTATTGTAGAACCTCTGGAGGACCTTTATAAAGATGAAGTGCGAGAGGTTGCCAGAGCAGTTGGTCTGCCTCATGAGATATCCGAAAGGATGCCATTCCCTGGCCCAGGGCTTTCTGTACGCATAGTAGGTGAGGTCACCGAGGAAAAAGTCGAGGCAGTCAGAGAAGCAAATGCTATCGTAGAAGAAGAACTCTTGGAAAGGTTCCATCCATGGCAGACCTTTGCAGCTATAGTAGGAAAGGGCACTGGTGTTAAAGGTGATCAGAGGGTACATGGCTGGATAGTTGCAGTGCGTGCTGTCGGTTCCCGGGATGGCATGACTGCAGAGGCCATGGAATTGCCTTGGGATGTGCTGAAGCGCATTGAGTCGCGCATTACGGGCGAGATCCCTTCAGTTGCCAGAGTTGTCTATGATATATCTCCGAAACCCCCTGCAACCATCGAGTTTGAGTAA
- a CDS encoding GNAT family N-acetyltransferase: MIIRLFSSIMNSSVKYFIVGVLASEGFAYDPKKDIDLNDIAANYLENGGTFFVAFINGAIVGTCAVKKKSSEKCEIKRLYVHNDFRRMGVGSALLDKALKFATAHYKTATLKTAASLEPAITLYFKAGFSLIKEENGTVYLKTEFS, translated from the coding sequence GTGATTATACGTTTATTCTCTTCTATTATGAACTCCTCTGTGAAATATTTCATCGTTGGGGTTCTAGCTTCAGAGGGTTTTGCATACGATCCAAAAAAAGATATCGACCTTAATGATATTGCTGCAAATTATCTTGAAAATGGAGGTACCTTCTTTGTGGCTTTCATTAATGGGGCAATTGTGGGTACATGCGCTGTCAAAAAGAAAAGTTCAGAGAAATGTGAGATTAAGAGACTTTATGTGCATAATGATTTCCGGAGGATGGGTGTCGGTTCGGCATTGTTAGATAAAGCTCTGAAATTTGCAACTGCGCACTATAAAACAGCAACCCTGAAAACTGCTGCTTCTCTGGAACCAGCCATTACTTTATACTTTAAGGCCGGTTTCTCTCTGATTAAAGAAGAAAATGGGACAGTGTATCTTAAAACTGAATTTAGTTGA